Sequence from the Asterias amurensis chromosome 14, ASM3211899v1 genome:
tctttctaaccatgcatttcataacaagcagtttcaaacactttttataaaccaactcttccgatccaaggcaacgtgttcctttaatagtttCCCTCACAAATTGACTTCACACTTTCCACTTACTCAGCTTCAAACTGGTTAGGAGTAATCATGTTTGCTAACGGAAGGAGTTCATCCCTGTAAATTGACATCAACTCCTCAGGAACGTAGAACTTCCCATGGTCTCCCATCACTggatcacacacaaaaatgatgtTTGGATTTGTCTCTCGTAGTTCCTTCACAACTTGGATGActtccttcaagaaagacttggaCCCAACATAACCTGACAAAGAagagatttattttttttctagaagGATTCTGAGATTATTTAATGTAGCACAATTTTATAAATTCTGAAAAGTACAAGTATTAAGAAGCAAAATATTATATGAGAATTTTGTAACATTGGTTCTCTGTGAATTTTCACAAATTGAATACGTTTAAACCATACAGAGTATTTTAACAGgacattattcaaatttatCCTCGGTTTTACCCTTTCAAAGATTCTTTCGGTCCTTTTTCCAAAGCTGGATTGAAGTAATGAAAGCGTGCTTTGTCTGAAAAAAGAACACTCAATTCACCCTCcgataaaaaaatttttttctcAGCTCTCATTCTCACCTGTGAGCAAATGCGAGTAGTAGTTGATATCATTTGCCTTAAGACCATCTGACAAAACTCGTAACTCGTTGGCGTTCAACACCTGTCCTTGGAAGACATTGTACCCAGTGTGGTTGCATAATTGCACTGAGTTAATGGTATCAACCTCATACCCATGAATCTGTGTGTAAACAGATAAAAGTAAAATGTTATAACAATGACCATCatggtcattcattttttttctctaaatttTCTGTTCTCCACTGTCAATGGTCGACCTGCTTGTGGGCAAAGGGGATAATGCAACCATTGGCATTGCATGTTCAAAGCCTCACTCCGCCCACACCCCAGTTGGCCAACGACCTCGTGATTGAATATTATGCATGATTGAGTTTAATCCAAAATGGCAGCGCTCTGTGTACACCGAGGAAAGTAAATCAGAGCAAGTTGAAAATCTTTTTAAactatgggtgcattcgtttagcttccctgggtcgaccccagtctgccccggtacgttcgaatagctttgacgtcattccatgggctcacccgggtcagcccccagtgccctgcttgtggagtgggtcacttgggggtgaacCGCGGTGCATGGCGCCACCAAGGATTCAGAAGTGGAAACACAGGTGGGGCTACTCTATTTCTAGAGTAGAaactcacgggggagccttatagtttttAGAAGTAGGGCAACTCCATTCTTAACTTATTCACAATTTGCCATGTGATGTATGGAAAAGTGTctgtatcacgccaccactttttcatttgatataaaATAATCCTAGttttttacctcaatgagaatccctttttgtaaaaatgagtgaaaaagatGGCAGTATTCGGAAAGTTATCCTGATGTATTGCTATAGACTATAGTTCATTCAAGTTGCCACTCGACTTTGCTTATTTAATGATAGGTTGGtgtgtttttgtattattatataattttcAATATTGATCAGTTGTTTATATAAAATTACATTGAAGTAATTTTTAATCTGTCATTCCTACAGTAAATTACTCAaaccaatattatattttagtGATTTTTATGAATGCATCCATAAGCAACATCATTACATTTTATATGCAGAGGTTTGTAGATTTCAGTTACTAAAGattaaacattaattaaaagaaagaaggaatcaaaaaaaaaatatatatatatacaaaaatagGACAACAAAAAATTCACCTGCATAGGAAAAGTTGCAGCCTTGTTTCCGACGTATCCAGAGACAACATGGCTCTGGATCGAAAGGATTCTTTTATTTGGTTGTGCAACAGCCATAGTTTCCAGTAAGAACAAGAAGATTTCTCAGGTTAAATAAATCGCCGGTACAGCTAGACCAGTACGTAGTTTTAGTACTGTTTCATAAAAAGTTCGATCATGTCAACACATGTGCATTACGTCTCGTTCCCCTTACAATTGGGTCAATATTCACTTGTGTCCGAAAGGTAACCAGTCTAAAGTGGAAAAGATAGCGGTCTACAgaaagggcgccctctgttgtccactAAAGCATTTAATCAACCTCGCCACGCCCACCAATATTATAGGCTACTTTATAAAACAATGACCTTTCAATAACGaactttaattttgttataCCCGACAGTAtctataatgataataacaagtGTGGCAGTTGGGTCAATTTGTAATAAATCGATGTTTGTTCTTGCTGATGCTCtatagttttaaaggcactggatactattggtaatctcaaaatattcattattaGGCATAtaattagcttaaaaacttacttggtaatgagcaatggagagctgttgatagtataaaacattgtgagaaatagctccctctgaagtaacatagtttttgagaaagggttaataataaaatacttcagctgaagccttttcttTCTACCTGAAagtttttcctttcatcatgttcttgcaacttcaattaacaattgagcaaaaattttcacaggcttatgttatgcatgtacatgtactgggatacaccaagaaaGAATACTGGAAAGACAACAACCAAACATCACTCATTGTCACGTTCTTAAATATTTAAAACTTCAGTGCGATCCATCAAGAATGATACCCATGAGGTTacccaataaaacaaaacagtggCGATCTGATACTCTGTACAATAaagtattttattcaaattaatGCTCAAGTTCCTAATAAACACAATGGAAAGGTTTTGTGCAGATTTATACATTGTAAAATGGTTGAGTAGAACTCAAGAGGCATAGTTGGTTATCAAAGAGctcttgggtggatttcacaaaggtagtcctaacttaggactagtcctaggcaatgctaagagaggatctcttagcattgcctaggactagtcctaagttaggactacctttgtgaaatccaccccagtaagGATTATACCAGTTATGTTATTCAGTTGCCAAATAATTATCAATCTCATACAAACACCTAAGCCATTAGGCACTCAACATTGCTATCCTGGAAAGGTCAACCCTCAGCTCCTCTCTGGTCGAGGCCAATCACTTGGTCGACCAAGTGAAGTACAGAGTGCCTGGAACTATGCCGTTAAAAGTGGGCATAGGAGGTCAGCAAGATGGACCATTGCCATCTTTACTGAAGAGTGAGTAACCCTCCAAGAGTAAGATTCAGATGGATTCTAGGAGTtgataaaggaacattacagaattgttttgtgctaactaaacagttgctggcagtgtaatccaccatatacataacccgtagaagtttgagattgatcggtcATTTGGGTCACAATGGTGAAAAACCGATAAAACATTTAGCATGACGATTAAAAAAAGTATGAATAAAcactcactgagcaataaactccaaaggGAACttagtttgatttatttcttatcaaatatgacatttcaaacagaaatatttcaagggatcaTCATTAgatcatgtaagttttatgtaaatctgtgatagacaatttttttaaagctccTTGAACTAAGAGGAGACAGGGCTTGGAGGCTTTTCCATTAAATAAACCCACTTTGAGGAGTTGTTTTCAGCGCCATCACTGTTTCCACCACTCATTGACC
This genomic interval carries:
- the LOC139947222 gene encoding pyridoxal kinase-like, with the protein product MAVAQPNKRILSIQSHVVSGYVGNKAATFPMQIHGYEVDTINSVQLCNHTGYNVFQGQVLNANELRVLSDGLKANDINYYSHLLTGYVGSKSFLKEVIQVVKELRETNPNIIFVCDPVMGDHGKFYVPEELMSIYRDELLPLANMITPNQFEAELLSGQKITDEKSALDAMQRLHEKGVQTVVLSSIPSETNGMLVSYGTTVIDGKKTGCKVEYPALDCQFTGTGDLFSALLLVWSHKHPSNLQLALEKTLSGMQAVLQRTLTDAQELAGAGNKPSPAQRELRMVQSKADLEDPKVCMKGVPLQF